One window of the Manihot esculenta cultivar AM560-2 chromosome 14, M.esculenta_v8, whole genome shotgun sequence genome contains the following:
- the LOC110600129 gene encoding protein LEO1 homolog isoform X2, translating into MGEEKRHQMMQNLFGDQSEEEEEIDSEHESNPQPNYASDEAEGGLRNEGEGEDEVEGHQDVEVESEGEMHEVEPDPGESEGEREPSSEEVDVGDEREVSEAKEADSDEKEDYAPRVPTSRRHEIIESGSERSEGQHYADNEDEEVDQDRSLSKSPDGEKDQNHISQSAAEIRDVFGDSDDEEEAGYAVRNEIEQDSHRSPMEEEASYEKNLRPEDMLMDEDAQYESEEENIDVKAKEKPVGPPLELEIPFHQPPADPTKMNMIKVSNIMGIDPNPFDPKTYVEEKTFVTDESGAKTRIRLENNIVRWRTVRNPDGTKHVESNARFVRWSDGSLQLLIGNEVLDISVQDDRHDQTHLFLRHNKSLLQSQGRIRRKMRFMPSSLTSNSHRLLTALVDSRHRKVYKVKNCVTDIDPEREKEEKERAESQTIRANVLLNRKREKVSRKYTQTVERRRQLSPGFLEGALDEDDDPDYFDSRRSRRRFEEDLEVEARAEKRIMNAKKGQKDILRKSSLPTLKSSKRPVSFSDSEREESEYESDGEEFERSPPRKRVEEPEQEYEEEEEEEERYEEPEVDGASEEEEEVEEPKQKSKVYGGGHKRAGIESEEESPPRKIPTHRRMAVVYDSDEE; encoded by the exons ATGGGGGAAGAGAAGAGACATCAGATGATGCAGAACCTGTTCGGTGATCAgtctgaggaagaagaagagatcgATTCCGAGCACGAATCGAACCCCCAGCCTAATTACGCCTCA GATGAAGCTGAAGGAGGGCTGAGGAATGAGGGTGAAGGTGAAGATGAAGTGGAAGGGCATCAAGATGTTGAAGTGGAGAGTGAAGGTGAAATGCACGAGGTAGAACCTGATCCAGGAGAAAGTGAGGGGGAAAGGGAACCAAGTTCTGAAGAAGTAGATGTTGGTGATGAGAGGGAAGTGAGTGAAGCAAAAGAAGCAGACAGCGATGAGAAAGAAGACTATGCTCCTAGAGTTCCAACAAGTCGGAGACACGAAATAATTGAAAGTGGATCAGAGAGATCTGAGGGCCAGCATTACGCAGACAATGAGGATGAGGAGGTTGATCAGGACAGAAGTCTGag TAAATCACCTGATGGGGAGAAGGATCAGAATCACATTTCACAGTCAGCTGCAGAGATTCGTGATGTGTTTGGCGACTCTGATGATGAGGAAGAGGCAGGGTATGCAGTCAGGAATGAAATTGAGCAAGATTCACAC AGATCTCCAATGGAAGAGGAAGCGAGCTATGAAAAGAACTTAAGACCAGAGGATATGCTGATGGATGAAGATGCTCAATATGAGTCAGAAGAGGAGAACATTGATGTTAAAGCTAAAGAGAAGCCAGTTGGCCCTCCATTAGAGCTAGAGATTCCATTTCATCAACCTCCAGCTGATCCAACCAAG ATGAACATGATCAAGGTTTCCAATATAATGGGCATTGACCCAAACCCATTTGACCCTAAGACATATGTGGAAGAGAAAACATTTGTTACAGATGAGTCTGGAGCCAAGACACGCATACGCTTGGAAAATAATATTGTGCGATGGAGGACTGTTAGAAATCCTGATGGCACTAAACAC GTTGAAAGCAATGCTCGCTTTGTGAGATGGTCAGATGGCAGTTTACAGTTATTAATCGGGAATGAAGTTCTTGATATATCTGTGCAAGATGATCGCCATGACCAAACACATCTTTTTCTTAGACATAACAAG TCACTTCTTCAATCACAAGGAAGAATTAGAAGGAAGATGAGGTTTATGCCATCCTCACTCACATCAAATTCTCACAGGCTGTTGACTGCTCTTGTTGACTCACGGCATAGAAAGGTTTATAAAGTTAAGAACTGCGTCACCGACATTGATCccgagagagagaaagaggaaaaagaaagg GCTGAGAGTCAAACAATTAGAGCAAATGTACTTCTTAATCGGAAGAGGGAAAAAGTTAGCCGGAAGTATACTCAAACCGTGGAGCGGAGGCGTCAGCTTTCACCTGGGTTCTTGGAGGGTGCTCTTGATGAG gATGATGACCCAGATTATTTTGATTCTCGTCGTTCTCGCCGCCGCTTTGAAGAAGATCTGGAAGTGGAAGCTCGTGCAGAGAAACGCATTATGAATGCTAAAAAG GGGCAGAAAGATATTCTACGCAAGTCATCTCTGCCCACTTTGAAATCATCAAAGCGCCCTGTGAGTTTCTCTGACAGTGAGAGGGAAGAGTCAGAGTATGAAAGTGATGGAGAGGAATTCGAGAGATCTCCTCCCCGGAAAAGGGTTGAGGAGCCAGAGCAAGAATatgaagaagaggaggaagaagaagaacgcTATGAGGAACCGGAGGTGGATGGAGCctcagaagaggaagaggaggtTGA
- the LOC110600129 gene encoding protein LEO1 homolog isoform X1, with translation MGEEKRHQMMQNLFGDQSEEEEEIDSEHESNPQPNYASDEAEGGLRNEGEGEDEVEGHQDVEVESEGEMHEVEPDPGESEGEREPSSEEVDVGDEREVSEAKEADSDEKEDYAPRVPTSRRHEIIESGSERSEGQHYADNEDEEVDQDRSLSSKSPDGEKDQNHISQSAAEIRDVFGDSDDEEEAGYAVRNEIEQDSHRSPMEEEASYEKNLRPEDMLMDEDAQYESEEENIDVKAKEKPVGPPLELEIPFHQPPADPTKMNMIKVSNIMGIDPNPFDPKTYVEEKTFVTDESGAKTRIRLENNIVRWRTVRNPDGTKHVESNARFVRWSDGSLQLLIGNEVLDISVQDDRHDQTHLFLRHNKSLLQSQGRIRRKMRFMPSSLTSNSHRLLTALVDSRHRKVYKVKNCVTDIDPEREKEEKERAESQTIRANVLLNRKREKVSRKYTQTVERRRQLSPGFLEGALDEDDDPDYFDSRRSRRRFEEDLEVEARAEKRIMNAKKGQKDILRKSSLPTLKSSKRPVSFSDSEREESEYESDGEEFERSPPRKRVEEPEQEYEEEEEEEERYEEPEVDGASEEEEEVEEPKQKSKVYGGGHKRAGIESEEESPPRKIPTHRRMAVVYDSDEE, from the exons ATGGGGGAAGAGAAGAGACATCAGATGATGCAGAACCTGTTCGGTGATCAgtctgaggaagaagaagagatcgATTCCGAGCACGAATCGAACCCCCAGCCTAATTACGCCTCA GATGAAGCTGAAGGAGGGCTGAGGAATGAGGGTGAAGGTGAAGATGAAGTGGAAGGGCATCAAGATGTTGAAGTGGAGAGTGAAGGTGAAATGCACGAGGTAGAACCTGATCCAGGAGAAAGTGAGGGGGAAAGGGAACCAAGTTCTGAAGAAGTAGATGTTGGTGATGAGAGGGAAGTGAGTGAAGCAAAAGAAGCAGACAGCGATGAGAAAGAAGACTATGCTCCTAGAGTTCCAACAAGTCGGAGACACGAAATAATTGAAAGTGGATCAGAGAGATCTGAGGGCCAGCATTACGCAGACAATGAGGATGAGGAGGTTGATCAGGACAGAAGTCTGag CAGTAAATCACCTGATGGGGAGAAGGATCAGAATCACATTTCACAGTCAGCTGCAGAGATTCGTGATGTGTTTGGCGACTCTGATGATGAGGAAGAGGCAGGGTATGCAGTCAGGAATGAAATTGAGCAAGATTCACAC AGATCTCCAATGGAAGAGGAAGCGAGCTATGAAAAGAACTTAAGACCAGAGGATATGCTGATGGATGAAGATGCTCAATATGAGTCAGAAGAGGAGAACATTGATGTTAAAGCTAAAGAGAAGCCAGTTGGCCCTCCATTAGAGCTAGAGATTCCATTTCATCAACCTCCAGCTGATCCAACCAAG ATGAACATGATCAAGGTTTCCAATATAATGGGCATTGACCCAAACCCATTTGACCCTAAGACATATGTGGAAGAGAAAACATTTGTTACAGATGAGTCTGGAGCCAAGACACGCATACGCTTGGAAAATAATATTGTGCGATGGAGGACTGTTAGAAATCCTGATGGCACTAAACAC GTTGAAAGCAATGCTCGCTTTGTGAGATGGTCAGATGGCAGTTTACAGTTATTAATCGGGAATGAAGTTCTTGATATATCTGTGCAAGATGATCGCCATGACCAAACACATCTTTTTCTTAGACATAACAAG TCACTTCTTCAATCACAAGGAAGAATTAGAAGGAAGATGAGGTTTATGCCATCCTCACTCACATCAAATTCTCACAGGCTGTTGACTGCTCTTGTTGACTCACGGCATAGAAAGGTTTATAAAGTTAAGAACTGCGTCACCGACATTGATCccgagagagagaaagaggaaaaagaaagg GCTGAGAGTCAAACAATTAGAGCAAATGTACTTCTTAATCGGAAGAGGGAAAAAGTTAGCCGGAAGTATACTCAAACCGTGGAGCGGAGGCGTCAGCTTTCACCTGGGTTCTTGGAGGGTGCTCTTGATGAG gATGATGACCCAGATTATTTTGATTCTCGTCGTTCTCGCCGCCGCTTTGAAGAAGATCTGGAAGTGGAAGCTCGTGCAGAGAAACGCATTATGAATGCTAAAAAG GGGCAGAAAGATATTCTACGCAAGTCATCTCTGCCCACTTTGAAATCATCAAAGCGCCCTGTGAGTTTCTCTGACAGTGAGAGGGAAGAGTCAGAGTATGAAAGTGATGGAGAGGAATTCGAGAGATCTCCTCCCCGGAAAAGGGTTGAGGAGCCAGAGCAAGAATatgaagaagaggaggaagaagaagaacgcTATGAGGAACCGGAGGTGGATGGAGCctcagaagaggaagaggaggtTGA